Proteins from a genomic interval of Tissierellales bacterium:
- a CDS encoding DUF92 domain-containing protein, producing MFTKIIIGLILSTIISILAYKKKSLSISGVLSAIFLGTILYSIGHVSMYSLMIIFFILGSILSKINSKISYKLNLNSSKFLKESGCRNYIQVFANGVIPLIFSIMYMTNPSDLFIIASAAAFASATSDTFASEIGSLSSEKPHYLLSRKNTDTGLSGGVTRLGFFASLLGTFIISFSFVLIIILERGFNFNFIFYGILVFLLGFLGSIIDSILGEKFQVKYYSNVFSGKLTEKSMENDIPNKIASGHPLMDNNMVNFLSILISASLTFIFV from the coding sequence ATGTTTACCAAAATAATAATAGGACTAATACTCTCTACTATAATATCAATATTAGCCTACAAAAAGAAATCACTATCTATATCTGGAGTACTATCAGCTATATTTTTAGGAACTATTCTCTATTCTATAGGTCATGTTTCTATGTACTCATTAATGATTATTTTCTTTATATTAGGAAGTATTCTTTCAAAAATCAATTCAAAAATTTCATATAAATTAAATCTAAATTCTAGCAAGTTTTTAAAAGAATCCGGTTGTCGCAATTACATCCAAGTATTCGCTAACGGAGTTATTCCACTAATATTTTCAATAATGTATATGACAAACCCAAGCGATTTATTTATAATAGCATCAGCAGCCGCTTTTGCAAGTGCTACATCTGATACATTTGCTTCTGAAATAGGATCTTTGAGTAGTGAAAAACCACATTATTTACTGTCTAGAAAAAATACCGATACAGGACTATCGGGAGGAGTTACTAGACTTGGATTTTTTGCATCTCTTTTAGGAACATTCATAATTTCTTTTTCTTTTGTTTTAATAATAATATTGGAAAGAGGATTTAATTTTAACTTCATATTCTATGGAATTTTAGTTTTTCTCCTTGGCTTTTTAGGTTCAATAATAGACAGTATTCTTGGTGAAAAATTTCAAGTAAAATACTATTCGAATGTATTTAGTGGTAAATTAACCGAAAAATCTATGGAAAATGATATCCCAAATAAAATCGCATCCGGACACCCTTTAATGGATAATAATATGGTAAACTTCTTAAGCATATTAATTTCTGCTTCACTTACATTTATATTTGTATAG